In one Parambassis ranga chromosome 6, fParRan2.1, whole genome shotgun sequence genomic region, the following are encoded:
- the LOC114437574 gene encoding inactive all-trans-retinol 13,14-reductase-like — protein MWLLILLLWLVVWVGGTYWYLFGKPSPFTLESVRPPAPREFDQKKRDKVLKQGFTVNKVPQNLDVIVIGSGIGGLTAAATLAKAGKRVLLLEQHDQAGGCCHTYINKGFEFDVGLHYIGQVHENGLLRIAFDQISEGQLEFQKLKQHFDTLHIGLGEEKKEYTILYGKTEMKAHLLKQFPDDTEAIEKFFHLMKVSARQTNYLAALKLIPQWVSLLLLKSGIADLVSPVFRLSGTCATDYVNTLTSNKDLHVIFAYLFYGVPPKDSSIYINALLLHHYKQGAYYPKGGASEIAFHVIRTIEKYGGKCLVRAPVTQILVNEKGAAYGVKVKKGQGEVEVHAPVVVSNCGVFNTFQKLLPPEIQVRPDVQKRVNMLKHGRGSLLVFSGLDGTAEELGLVSTNYWLFKNNDLDQSMDDFFALSKDEAPDNIPMMMITVPSAKDPEANIRHPGKSCMTILIMVNYEWFEEWKDTSVRRRGDEYYNYKMRFAKNLFDWACTVFPKIKDKLVFQEVATPLTNAHYLAAQRGAMYSAEHNLERFQAEAVAKSRCQTPIKNLYISGQDVFSCGIAGALHGGLLCACAVLDRILYIDLLLLKKKLKRRKARELAALAKKKLQ, from the exons GTTTCACCGTCAACAAGGTGCCGCAGAACCTGGATGTCATTGTCATCGGTAGCGGGATCGGCGGGCTGACGGCTGCGGCCACGCTGGCCAAAGCCGGGAAGAGGGTTCTGCTGCTGGAGCAACACGACCAGGCGGGAGGCTGCTGTCACACCTACATCAACAAAGGCTTCGAGTTTGATGTTG GGCTCCACTACATCGGCCAGGTCCATGAGAACGGCCTGCTGCGGATCGCCTTCGACCAGATCTCTGAGGGCCAGCTGGAGTTCCAGAAGCTGAAACAACACTTTGACACCCTCCACATCGGCCTGGGCGAGGAGAAAAAGGAGTACACCATCCTCTACGGTAAGACGGAGATGAAAGCCCACCTGCTGAAGCAGTTCCCGGACGACACGGAGGCCATAGAGAAGTTCTTCCACCTCATGAAG gTGTCAGCCAGGCAGACCAACTACCTGGCGGCTCTGAAGCTGATCCCACAGTGGGTGTCCTTGCTCCTGCTGAAGTCAGGGATCGCTGACCTGGTCTCCCCGGTCTTCCGTCTCTCTGGCACATGTGCAACAGACTATGTGAACACACTGACTAGCAACAAGGACCTCCATGTCATCTTCGCCTACCTCTTCTATG GAGTGCCACCCAAGGATTCCAGTATTTACATCAACGCTCTTCTGCTCCATCACTACAAACAAGGTGCCTACTACCCTAAAGGGGGCGCCAGCGAGATTGCTTTTCACGTCATCCGCACCATTGAGAAATACGGAGGAAAATGCCTGGTCAGAGCTCCGGTGACCCAGATCCTGGTCAATGAAAAGGGGGCGGCTTACG GTGTGAAGGTGAAGAAAGGtcagggggaggtggaggttcATGCTCCTGTGGTGGTTTCAAACTGTGGCGTCTTCAACACCTTCCAGAAGCTTCTTCCTCCAGAGATCCAAGTCAGACCTG ACGTTCAGAAAAGAGTGAACATGCTGAAACATGGCAGAGGCTCCCtcctggttttctctgggtTAGATGGGACTGCCGAGGAATTGGGACTTGTGTCCACAAACTACTGGTTGTTCAAGAACAACGACCTGGACCAGTC gaTGGATGACTTCTTTGCACTGAGCAAGGACGAAGCGCCCGACAACATCCCCATGATGATGATCACGGTCCCTTCGGCCAAAGACCCAGAGGCCAATATAAGACATCCAG gAAAGTCCTGCATGACCATACTGATCATGGTTAACTACGAGTGGTTTGAGGAGTGGAAGGACACGAGTGTGCGCAGAAGAGGCGATGAGTACTACAACTACAAAATGAGGTTTGCAAAGAACCTCTTTGACTGGGCCTGCACCGTGTTCCCCAAAATCAAAGACAAG CTGGTCTTCCAGGAGGTGGCGACCCCGCTGACCAACGCGCACTACCTGGCTGCTCAGCGTGGAGCCATGTACTCTGCTGAGCACAACCTGGAGCGCTTCCAGGCCGAGGCTGTGGCCAAGAGCAGGTGCCAGACCCCCATCAAGAACCTCTACATCTCCG gccAGGACGTGTTCAGCTGTGGGATAGCGGGCGCTCTGCACGGTGGACTCCTCTGCGCCTGTGCAGTGTTAGATCGCATCCTCTACATCgacctgctcctcctcaaaaagaagctgaagaggaggaaagcCAGAGAGCTGGCTGCGCTGGcgaagaagaagctgcagtgA